In a genomic window of Cydia fagiglandana chromosome 8, ilCydFagi1.1, whole genome shotgun sequence:
- the LOC134666705 gene encoding large ribosomal subunit protein mL64 produces the protein MNLCLRTKLARPNFISSLFRFSTTTPEVIEQNEQVLIDDADDVQAREAEIEKKRNVSRLTPAHYNIMNDRRPYEKPYTSTHLTVKYNRKLYGKYGIASGVNPSICWPTNKEIKERQEFEAVAFPFTIKEMMETAAQKRKEERLKIEQRENEIAAKMEKLAQWKKDLKNKMAKKIAEAEAAKAKKERLVEEVRRHFGFKLDPRDERFQEMLAKREKEQKKAERLAKKEAKEQMMIAKLQQTNAKITDFK, from the exons ATGAATTTGTGCTTGAGAACAAAATTAGCCAGGCCTAATTTCATAAGTTCCCTATTCCGTTTCTCCACAACAACACCGGAAGTTATAGAACAGAATGAGCAAGTCCTCATCGACGATGCCGATGATGTGCAGGCTCGGGAAGCGGAGATCGAGAAGAAAAGGAACGTGTCCCGGTTGACTCCGGCGCATTACAATATAATGAACGACCGGCGGCCTTACGAAAAGCCTTACACCTCTACTCATCTCACTGTTAAGTACAACCGAAAACTGTATGGGAAATATGGTATTGCAAGTGGCGTCAATCCAA GTATATGTTGGCCTACAAATAAGGAAATAAAAGAAAGGCAGGAATTTGAAGCTGTTGCTTTCCCATTTACCATAAAAGAGATGATGGAGACTGCAGCACAGAAAAGAAAAGAAGAGAGACTAAAAATTGAACAGAGAGAGAATGAGATAGCAGCTAAAATGGAAAAGCTGGCACAGTGGAAGAAGGATTTGAAAAATAAGATGGCTAAGAAGATTGCAGAGGCTGAAGCAGCTAAG GCCAAGAAAGAGCGCCTAGTAGAAGAAGTCCGAAGGCATTTCGGTTTTAAGTTGGACCCTCGTGACGAGCGCTTCCAGGAGATGCTAGCCAAGAGGGAGAAAGAACAGAAGAAGGCGGAGAGGCTAGCCAAGAAAGAGGCCAAGGAGCAGATGATGATAGCCAAGCTGCAGCAAACCAATGCTAAGATTACGGATTTTAAGTAG
- the LOC134666706 gene encoding centrosomal protein of 78 kDa, with protein sequence MVGKSDAINSRIFHQSYVKCCKLQNLTPLNNLIPSANGKLLDFCVDRIKYPEWPPILNALSCDLSLHSVAIRCRQQVKTVLEQIDCERLAKTVNKRAVILTKFMLSNLVEAVAQLLADTTLLNSLTLEGLPLRIPYLNPLSEVLLSNSSLSHLALPRCLIGDAGCLAICKAVRCLPNILTLDLSGCELSPLGASYIADLIKYQKINRYSENWVHTLRYRLPELDAMAGLRRISLCGNPLGDAGASALLSVLADDLWIKAVDLQNCEASESTASAALFALQSNTTLVVLDLRHNSICGESLAKVRAALRKNETGVGEQYTWLSSVSMCSGDGFRVTKPIASRNGVSKDRMGLNQKSAPMKHTSNKTTINKREKDYTDILEQQLQEEVSHRQQLEELNSQLVEQMKQLQQQQLRRWRDAESFGSEQSLEATSRSGSSGSSCSVPIDQSTLSYIQQAFRDIYAFIKNNQCTGNCEHEPKERIAEIPESDEEPDRASIVPKKAQSTHVKMTELVKVEKITKSAHLLGHIQHIRETMQMVTKPEMIEKQMGDTKNIHNEEQQYLDVLQEMNSSTKSKKGSIISRNSRSSGSLVSDSSDTLVSSRHGQRAPPSPPPALNPREALYSSDDSS encoded by the exons ATGGTCGGCAAGAGCGATGCTATTAACAGCCGAATCTTCCACCAGTCCTACGTGAAATGTTGCAAGTTACAAAACTTGACTCCTCTTAATAACTTGATCCCTTCGGCCAATGGAAAGCTACTGGATTTTTGCGTGGATAGGATCAAATACCCGGAGTGGCCACCAATACTGAACGCCCTGAGCTGCGATCTGAGTTTACACTCAGTCGCTATACGATGCAGGCAGCAAGTCAAAACTG TTCTAGAGCAAATAGACTGCGAGCGTCTCGCGAAGACCGTGAACAAGCGAGCAGTGATCCTCACGAAGTTCATGCTGTCCAACCTGGTGGAAGCAGTAGCGCAGCTCCTGGCCGACACCACGCTTCTGAACTCCTTGACCCTGGAGGGACTGCCCTTGAGGATACCTTACTTGAATCCGCTAAGTGAG GTTCTTCTGAGCAACAGCTCCCTGAGCCACCTGGCGCTGCCGCGCTGCCTGATCGGCGACGCGGGATGCCTGGCCATCTGCAAGGCGGTGCGGTGTCTTCCCAACATCCTGACCCTCGACTTATCCGGCTGTGAGTTGTCGCCGCTTGGGGCGTCCTACATCGCTGACTTAATCAAG TACCAAAAGATCAACCGCTACAGCGAGAACTGGGTGCACACGCTTCGCTACAGGCTTCCGGAGCTGGACGCGATGGCGGGGCTCCGGCGCATCTCGCTGTGCGGCAACCCGCTCGGCGACGCGGGCGCCTCCGCGCTGCTCTCTGTGCTGGCCGACGACTTGTGGATCAAAG CCGTGGACCTCCAGAATTGCGAGGCGTCAGAGTCGACGGCCTCGGCGGCGCTGTTCGCGCTACAGTCCAACACGACCTTGGTGGTGCTGGATCTCCGCCACAACTCCATTTGCGGCGAGTCGCTGGCGAAAGTGCGGGCTGCACTCAGGAAAAATGAGACTGGGGTTGGGGAACAG TATACGTGGCTGAGCAGTGTCAGCATGTGTTCCGGCGATGGCTTCAGGGTGACCAAACCAATCGCTTCCAG AAATGGAGTAAGCAAAGACCGGATGGGGCTGAACCAGAAGAGTGCACCAATGAAACACACCAGCAACAAAACTACTATCAACAAGAGGGAAAA AGACTACACGGACATACTAGAGCAACAGCTGCAAGAGGAGGTGTCACACCGGCAACAGCTGGAGGAGCTGAACTCGCAGCTCGTCGAGCAGATGAAGCAGTTACAGCAGCAACAGCTGCGCCGGTGGCGGGACGCGGAATCCTTCG GTTCAGAGCAGTCCTTGGAGGCAACCTCGCGGTCAGGCAGCTCTGGCTCGTCATGTTCCGTTCCGATCGACCAGAGCACGCTGTCTTACATCCAGCAGGCCTTCCGGGACATTTACGCCTTCATCAAGAACAACCAGTGCACGGG CAACTGTGAACACGAGCCGAAGGAGCGAATCGCCGAAATACCGGAATCTGACGAGGAGCCAGACAGGGCCAGCATTGTCCCGAAGAAGGCGCAGAGCACGCATGTGAAGATGACCGAGCTGGTCAAGGTGGAGAAGATCACCAAGTCTGCGCATCTGCTCGGACACATACAGCACATACGGGAGACCATGCAGATGGTGACG AAGCCGGAGATGATAGAAAAACAAATGGGAGACACGAAGAATATTCACAACGAAGAACAACAGTATTTAGACGTACTGCAAGAAATGAATTCCTCTACCAAGAGTAAAAAA GGCAGTATTATATCGCGGAATTCGCGAAGCAGCGGCAGCCTAGTGTCGGATTCGTCGGACACTCTAGTGTCATCGCGCCACGGGCAGCGCGCGCCCCCCTCCCCGCCGCCCGCGCTCAACCCGCGCGAAGCGCTATACTCCTCGGATGACAGttcgtaa